One genomic segment of Bacteroidota bacterium includes these proteins:
- a CDS encoding acyl transferase: MLREQLIRDIYAVDESTFNEVCLSVFAYQYKNCQPYRLFVDALKKVPEQIRTYKEIPFLPIDFFKQMPVLSTEGLITRTFESSATTGSITSKRYVTHVDLYIESFTRCFEHFYGSIKEYAILALLPSYLERTNSSLVFMVNELMQLSGNKYNKFYLANFEELRLALDSLNKSKQKTILIGVTFALIDFAQQYQLSLDHTIVMETGGMKGRGVEPIRSDLHQYLAGQLGVTSIHSEYGMTELFSQAYAKKKGAFKCPAWMKVLIRDVNDPFHVLENGKTGGVNIIDLYNIDAVSFIATQDLGLVNADNSFEILGRFDNSDIRGCNLLYTN; encoded by the coding sequence ATGTTACGAGAACAACTAATAAGAGATATTTATGCCGTTGATGAATCTACTTTTAATGAGGTTTGTTTGTCGGTTTTTGCCTATCAATATAAGAATTGTCAACCATACCGGCTATTTGTAGATGCATTAAAAAAGGTCCCAGAACAAATTCGTACGTATAAAGAAATTCCTTTTTTGCCAATAGATTTTTTTAAGCAGATGCCTGTTCTATCAACCGAAGGACTAATTACAAGAACATTTGAAAGCAGTGCTACTACCGGCTCTATAACAAGCAAAAGATATGTAACACATGTAGATTTGTATATTGAGAGCTTTACTAGATGCTTTGAGCATTTTTATGGTTCTATAAAGGAATATGCAATTTTAGCATTGCTTCCCTCTTATTTAGAACGCACTAATTCGTCCTTGGTTTTTATGGTAAATGAGTTAATGCAATTATCGGGAAATAAATACAATAAGTTTTACCTAGCTAACTTTGAAGAACTTCGTTTGGCGCTGGATAGCTTAAATAAAAGCAAACAAAAAACTATTTTAATTGGAGTAACATTTGCCTTAATTGATTTTGCGCAGCAATACCAACTCAGTTTGGACCATACCATTGTTATGGAGACAGGTGGTATGAAGGGTAGAGGAGTAGAGCCTATTCGCTCTGATTTACATCAGTATTTAGCAGGTCAATTAGGTGTTACGTCCATACATTCGGAATACGGGATGACGGAATTGTTTTCACAAGCTTATGCAAAAAAGAAAGGAGCGTTTAAATGTCCTGCTTGGATGAAAGTCTTAATAAGGGATGTAAACGACCCATTTCATGTATTGGAAAATGGAAAGACTGGCGGTGTTAATATTATTGATTTGTACAATATTGATGCTGTAAGTTTTATTGCTACACAAGATTTAGGCTTGGTTAATGCGGATAATTCTTTCGAAATTCTTGGAAGATTTGATAATAGTGATATTCGAGGATGCAATTTACTTTATACCAATTAA
- a CDS encoding glycosyltransferase family 39 protein: MKNTRKNTTKQIKKDAPFFSGTGIRVLILLAFTALTYWGSLSNDFTNWDDDLYVTENADIQSLSASTIQNFFTSFKNGNYHPLTWLSLAFDYNLSKLSPFQYHLTNLLLHLFNTLLCFVLIKKLFNSNMAWLASLLFGVHSIHVESVAWVSERKDVLFTFFYLLSVLSYIEYCVNEHKKYFVISLLCFVFSALSKGQAVSLAITIVLIDILLNRKLNSIKVIAEKSIFVLLALVFGLIAIKAQSSASAIFDNAARNFFDRILFACYGFINYLLKFIYPFKLSAIYPYPTKGAIGIEFWACFVLSLGYCWLLFKSFKSNRQLFFCLAFYVVNIFLVLQLIPVGNAIMADRYSYIPSLGIFTVFAFYINKYIEQEKTKKLVALGVVVYLLLLAYQTTVQIKVWKNSFTLWEHTTRCYPTAEVAWNNLGSAHNNSNNYNDAITCYTNAINVNKLYADAYSNRGMSKKNAGNYKEAILDLDQAIKLKPINPFAYSTKGTAYIYLNELELANTCFVKALAWDPYSAEALSGLGAVKTKKGDIKGALADLNKSISLRPNHAETISNRGIAKAEGNDLPGAIQDFNLSIQLKPKSPGAYVNRGMVYLKMNQPQYACADFYTALNLGASSVEPFINKYCNLNKK; this comes from the coding sequence GTGAAAAACACTAGAAAAAATACAACTAAGCAGATAAAGAAGGACGCTCCTTTTTTTAGTGGTACGGGCATACGTGTTTTGATTTTATTAGCGTTTACGGCATTAACATACTGGGGTAGTTTGAGTAATGATTTTACAAATTGGGACGATGATTTATATGTTACTGAGAATGCCGATATTCAATCCCTATCTGCATCTACAATTCAAAATTTCTTTACCAGTTTCAAAAATGGTAACTACCATCCACTTACATGGCTTTCCTTAGCGTTCGATTACAACCTCTCTAAGCTTAGTCCATTTCAGTATCATCTTACTAATTTATTATTGCATTTGTTTAACACACTGTTGTGTTTTGTACTTATTAAAAAATTATTTAATTCGAATATGGCTTGGCTAGCTTCATTGTTATTTGGAGTACATTCAATTCATGTTGAGTCGGTAGCTTGGGTTTCAGAACGGAAAGATGTTCTTTTTACATTTTTTTATTTGCTTTCTGTTTTGTCTTATATCGAATACTGTGTTAATGAACACAAAAAGTATTTTGTTATATCTCTTCTTTGTTTTGTTTTTTCTGCACTGTCAAAAGGGCAAGCTGTATCACTTGCTATTACTATTGTACTAATTGATATACTTCTAAATAGAAAGCTAAATTCTATAAAAGTAATTGCAGAAAAATCCATCTTTGTTTTATTGGCATTGGTTTTTGGGTTGATTGCCATTAAAGCACAAAGCTCTGCTAGTGCTATTTTTGATAATGCTGCACGAAATTTTTTCGATAGAATTTTATTTGCTTGCTATGGATTTATTAATTATTTGTTAAAGTTTATTTATCCATTTAAGCTGTCCGCTATTTATCCATATCCCACAAAAGGAGCTATTGGCATTGAGTTTTGGGCTTGCTTTGTGTTGTCTTTGGGTTATTGTTGGCTTCTTTTTAAATCATTTAAAAGTAATCGGCAATTATTTTTTTGTTTAGCTTTTTATGTGGTTAATATTTTCTTGGTTTTACAATTAATTCCGGTAGGCAATGCAATAATGGCAGATAGGTACAGTTATATTCCATCACTTGGAATATTTACGGTATTTGCATTTTATATTAATAAGTATATTGAGCAAGAAAAAACGAAGAAGCTAGTAGCACTTGGGGTAGTTGTGTATTTGCTTCTACTTGCATATCAAACTACAGTTCAGATTAAGGTGTGGAAAAATAGCTTTACACTGTGGGAGCATACAACTAGGTGTTATCCTACTGCTGAGGTCGCCTGGAATAACTTAGGAAGCGCACACAACAATAGTAATAACTACAACGATGCCATTACTTGTTATACCAATGCTATTAACGTAAATAAATTGTACGCTGATGCATATTCGAATAGAGGCATGAGTAAAAAGAATGCAGGCAATTACAAAGAAGCTATTTTAGATTTAGACCAAGCAATAAAACTAAAACCGATTAATCCATTTGCATACTCTACAAAAGGTACAGCCTATATTTATTTGAATGAACTGGAGTTGGCAAATACATGCTTTGTTAAGGCGTTAGCCTGGGATCCTTATTCTGCCGAGGCATTAAGTGGCTTGGGAGCTGTAAAAACCAAAAAGGGCGATATTAAGGGAGCATTGGCGGATTTAAATAAATCGATTTCCTTGCGACCCAATCATGCGGAAACAATATCAAACAGAGGTATTGCCAAAGCAGAAGGAAATGATTTGCCGGGAGCAATTCAAGATT